A region from the Rufibacter sp. DG15C genome encodes:
- a CDS encoding PorP/SprF family type IX secretion system membrane protein — MKIGVRKPSQFTCRLLKVVRLGGFLSFFAPASLIHNVQAQEAPPVQQFAHRVFLNPAFTGLLSDYSITAGHRSQWTGAQNGFSTQWLSGEYRFKESKTAVGLTVLSDREPAGGYARLQAGAIYAYHTKLRENLDFSAGLQAAFASQMPSFSGLVFEDQLGTDGSVQQPTSETMGRERSSYATVATGFLLFTDQFWLGASAQHLNNPTTGRGDAATLPPIFQVQTGYRLYVKNYYARNSLKEVSFTPTLSYLQQRSFKRLDGNLYTIITPITLGIGYSYLLGGTQTPVSSAVSGLLGLAYKGFKVGYGYRTMLSGQRTALGPTHEISVGFAMADYEKIFKRLGSDKNYNRIACPEF; from the coding sequence ATGAAAATAGGCGTAAGAAAACCATCGCAATTTACGTGCCGTCTCTTAAAGGTGGTACGGCTAGGTGGGTTTCTGTCTTTTTTTGCGCCTGCTTCTCTTATCCATAACGTGCAAGCCCAGGAGGCGCCACCGGTCCAGCAGTTTGCACACCGTGTCTTTCTTAACCCCGCTTTCACTGGATTATTGTCTGACTACAGCATTACCGCCGGGCACAGATCCCAGTGGACGGGCGCCCAGAACGGTTTTTCTACCCAGTGGCTGAGCGGCGAGTATCGGTTCAAGGAAAGCAAAACCGCCGTGGGCCTCACCGTATTGTCAGACCGGGAACCCGCCGGCGGGTACGCTCGCCTTCAGGCCGGAGCCATATACGCCTACCATACCAAGCTGCGGGAGAACCTTGATTTTAGTGCGGGACTGCAGGCGGCGTTTGCCTCGCAGATGCCTAGTTTCTCTGGTTTGGTGTTTGAAGACCAGCTAGGCACGGACGGTTCTGTTCAGCAACCCACCTCAGAAACCATGGGCAGGGAGCGTTCCTCGTACGCCACCGTGGCCACCGGATTTTTACTTTTCACAGACCAGTTCTGGCTGGGCGCCTCGGCGCAACATTTAAATAATCCAACCACAGGCAGGGGAGATGCCGCTACTTTGCCACCGATCTTCCAGGTGCAGACGGGCTATAGATTGTATGTCAAAAACTACTACGCCAGAAATTCTTTAAAAGAGGTAAGCTTTACGCCTACCCTCTCTTATTTGCAGCAGCGTAGTTTTAAAAGACTGGACGGGAACCTTTATACTATTATAACACCTATCACGTTAGGTATTGGCTACAGCTACCTGCTAGGCGGGACGCAAACACCTGTCTCTAGCGCAGTTAGCGGCCTTTTAGGACTGGCTTATAAAGGCTTTAAGGTAGGCTACGGGTATAGAACCATGCTGTCTGGCCAGCGTACTGCTTTGGGGCCTACCCATGAGATTAGTGTGGGGTTTGCCATGGCAGACTATGAGAAGATTTTCAAAAGATTGGGTTCTGATAAAAATTATAATCGCATTGCTTGTCCAGAATTTTGA
- a CDS encoding exodeoxyribonuclease III has translation MKIISYNVNGIRSALSKGFADWVKAANPDVLCLQEIKADETKFDKAIWEELGYHVYIHPAQKKGYSGVALLSKQEPKSVCIGCGIEHYDQEGRVIRADFDGYSVLNVYMPSGSSGEHRQAFKIQWLQDFQQYIQTLKHTVPGLVICGDYNICHQAIDIHNPKSNANSSGFLPEERNWFSNFLQYGFIDSFRHFNTEPHQYTWWSYRANVRSKNLGWRIDYLLVSEHLKPHMKRAAILPEAKHSDHCPVLLEMHPLT, from the coding sequence ATGAAAATCATCAGTTATAATGTAAATGGGATTAGGTCTGCCTTGTCTAAGGGCTTCGCAGACTGGGTAAAGGCCGCTAATCCAGATGTGTTGTGCCTGCAGGAAATTAAGGCAGATGAGACCAAGTTTGACAAAGCCATCTGGGAAGAGCTAGGCTATCATGTCTACATCCATCCGGCGCAGAAGAAAGGCTACAGCGGCGTGGCGCTTCTTTCCAAGCAAGAACCTAAGAGCGTCTGCATAGGCTGCGGCATTGAGCACTATGACCAGGAGGGAAGGGTTATCCGCGCCGACTTTGACGGTTACTCAGTGTTGAACGTGTACATGCCCTCTGGCTCCAGCGGCGAGCATAGACAGGCGTTTAAGATTCAGTGGCTGCAGGATTTTCAACAGTACATACAGACGCTTAAGCACACAGTGCCCGGTTTGGTGATCTGCGGGGACTACAACATCTGCCACCAGGCCATTGATATCCACAACCCCAAGTCAAATGCCAACAGCTCGGGTTTCCTGCCCGAGGAACGCAACTGGTTCAGCAATTTCTTGCAATACGGGTTTATAGATTCATTTAGGCACTTTAACACAGAACCGCATCAGTACACATGGTGGAGTTACAGAGCCAATGTGCGGTCCAAGAACTTGGGCTGGCGCATTGACTACCTGCTGGTTTCTGAGCATTTAAAACCGCACATGAAACGGGCTGCTATTCTGCCAGAGGCAAAGCACTCTGACCATTGCCCGGTTTTACTAGAAATGCACCCGCTCACGTAG
- a CDS encoding DinB family protein: protein MTTNDVLQNLTQYNVWANTRVLKSFDRIEGELPDYAVLMFSHVLNAQAIWIARITGTKSPVTVLQVHSLEELHRLAQDTSTKLVEIYANADEAELNRQIEYTNTQGKAYSTKVHDILTHAINHATYHRGQVARELRLAGHEPINSDYVTYVRIQYGQDLEL from the coding sequence ATGACTACCAATGACGTCCTCCAGAACTTAACGCAGTACAACGTATGGGCCAACACCCGGGTACTCAAAAGTTTTGACAGAATAGAAGGCGAACTGCCAGATTACGCCGTTTTGATGTTCAGCCACGTGTTGAACGCCCAAGCCATCTGGATTGCCCGTATTACCGGCACCAAAAGCCCCGTTACCGTTTTACAAGTTCACTCTTTAGAAGAATTGCATCGTCTGGCCCAAGACACTTCCACTAAACTGGTAGAGATTTATGCCAATGCAGATGAAGCCGAGCTGAACCGCCAAATTGAGTACACCAACACCCAAGGCAAAGCGTATTCTACCAAAGTGCATGATATCCTGACCCACGCCATCAACCACGCCACCTACCACCGCGGACAGGTGGCCCGTGAGCTAAGATTGGCCGGACATGAGCCCATCAACTCAGACTACGTGACCTACGTGCGCATTCAGTACGGACAGGATCTAGAACTGTAA
- a CDS encoding AsmA-like C-terminal region-containing protein, translating to MKKVFIGLAIFFVVLLAAAALVPVLFKDKIKDRLDKEIAKNINARVLYETDNVSLSLFRTFPDLALSVKELRIVGKDSFQRDTLAYLPDFALGLDLMSVITGNEMVIKSVTMDKPQLKLLVLKSGKANWDIFIPNSAQATQADTSDFKMGIDNWEMTDGQIIYQDLSIPFGVAAYNVQHTGSGDLAKDIFDMKTQTQAERFTMTYDGINYIENKKLDADVTMAMDLANMKYTFKDNNFRINDFALGMAGSVAMPTEDILLDLTFKALETDFKNLFSLVPGVFTDKFKDINTDGKLAFNGYVKGTFNETTMPGFGVDLKVNNGRFKYPDLPQEARNINVDMSVKNADGVVDHTQVNIKKLHLDLGKNPVDGQVMIDGLEPMKINGNLKAKLDLAELTKVFPLEGTTLRGLLDVDATANGVYFENHMPMVVAKLNLVNGYVKSSSFPAPLENVTMVSTVTNKTGQAADTDIQVSQFKMLLDKEPLQGRVSIKNLAKPQFDLAINGILDLTKLTKIFPIEGTTVSGRLNGNIAAKGKMTDVEAGQYGNVIASGAMQISQLNYKSTDLPQGMRINTAKATFNNEQVRLENLNGFLGKSDVQMDGTVTNYMGYLFSENQPLRGTFNLRAGTFNVNEWTVDEHTGQAAPSTTAKAQGVVQVPADLDLVLNTQAGNVLYDNLKLQDFKGQVAIKNQIAKLENVSFNTLGGQFVTTGSYDSRDLIHPKFSFGLDIKNLDFKSAFNAFNTLQKIAPIAKALDGQFSTKFSLNGELGGDMMPVMSTLTGRGAVEVVQAVVTNIKALTKISEVTQLKDVQNFVVKNKGFAAEILSGNLVVKPFDLTVGDMKMTVGGTNNLAGTMDYIVALDVPSGKVGGALSSKLTALSGVQNIKSLERVTLQLGVGGTFTNPTVALRSSSLKAEAKDLVQQVVSSKLEGVKEKLKINAPTNTDSLKVEFAKKQEEMKLKAQQELEKKRVEAEQKVRDEAKNQLNKLFKLPKKPAASTTPPDTTKQQ from the coding sequence ATGAAAAAAGTATTCATAGGGCTGGCCATCTTTTTTGTAGTGCTGCTGGCCGCTGCCGCGCTAGTGCCGGTTCTGTTCAAAGATAAAATCAAAGACCGGCTAGATAAAGAAATAGCCAAGAATATTAACGCCCGGGTGCTATACGAAACAGACAACGTATCGCTGTCCTTGTTTCGCACATTCCCAGATCTGGCCTTGAGCGTGAAAGAACTGCGTATTGTGGGCAAAGACTCCTTCCAACGCGATACCCTCGCCTACCTCCCGGACTTTGCCCTGGGCCTGGACCTGATGAGCGTGATTACGGGCAATGAAATGGTAATCAAGTCAGTGACCATGGACAAGCCGCAGTTAAAGCTGTTGGTTTTAAAATCGGGTAAGGCCAATTGGGACATTTTTATTCCAAACTCGGCGCAGGCTACACAAGCAGATACCTCAGACTTTAAGATGGGCATTGACAACTGGGAGATGACCGATGGGCAGATCATCTACCAGGATTTGAGCATCCCATTTGGGGTGGCGGCTTACAACGTGCAGCACACCGGTAGCGGTGACCTGGCCAAGGACATCTTTGACATGAAGACTCAGACCCAGGCCGAACGCTTCACCATGACCTATGACGGCATTAACTACATAGAAAACAAGAAGCTGGACGCTGACGTGACCATGGCCATGGACCTGGCCAACATGAAATATACCTTTAAAGACAATAACTTCCGGATTAATGATTTTGCGTTGGGAATGGCCGGTTCTGTAGCCATGCCCACCGAGGACATCCTGCTGGATTTGACCTTCAAAGCCCTGGAAACTGATTTCAAGAACCTCTTCTCTCTGGTGCCCGGCGTGTTCACGGATAAATTCAAGGACATTAACACAGACGGCAAGCTGGCGTTTAACGGCTACGTGAAAGGAACCTTCAACGAGACCACCATGCCGGGCTTTGGGGTGGACTTGAAAGTGAACAACGGACGGTTCAAATACCCAGACCTGCCACAGGAGGCCCGCAACATCAACGTGGATATGAGCGTGAAGAATGCAGACGGCGTAGTGGACCATACCCAGGTCAACATCAAGAAACTGCACTTGGACCTGGGCAAGAACCCGGTAGACGGCCAAGTGATGATTGACGGCCTGGAGCCGATGAAAATCAACGGTAACCTGAAAGCCAAACTAGACCTAGCAGAATTGACCAAAGTATTTCCTTTGGAAGGGACTACTTTACGCGGCTTACTGGACGTGGACGCGACGGCTAACGGCGTGTACTTTGAGAACCACATGCCTATGGTAGTGGCCAAGTTGAACCTGGTGAACGGCTATGTGAAGTCCTCCTCGTTCCCGGCACCCCTGGAGAATGTGACCATGGTGTCTACTGTGACTAACAAGACTGGCCAAGCCGCCGACACGGACATTCAAGTATCCCAATTCAAAATGCTCTTGGACAAAGAGCCGTTGCAAGGCCGTGTATCTATTAAGAACTTAGCCAAACCGCAGTTTGACCTGGCTATCAACGGTATTCTGGACTTGACCAAGCTGACCAAGATCTTCCCGATTGAAGGCACCACGGTGAGCGGCCGCTTGAATGGGAACATTGCCGCCAAAGGAAAAATGACCGATGTAGAGGCTGGCCAGTACGGCAACGTGATTGCCAGCGGTGCCATGCAAATCAGTCAATTGAACTACAAGAGCACCGACTTGCCGCAGGGCATGCGCATCAATACGGCCAAGGCTACCTTCAACAACGAGCAGGTACGCCTGGAAAACCTGAACGGGTTCCTGGGTAAGAGCGATGTGCAGATGGACGGAACCGTGACCAACTATATGGGCTACCTGTTCTCAGAGAATCAGCCGTTGCGCGGTACTTTCAACCTGCGGGCAGGTACCTTCAATGTAAACGAATGGACCGTAGACGAGCACACCGGCCAAGCGGCCCCTTCCACCACTGCCAAGGCGCAGGGCGTAGTGCAAGTGCCGGCAGACTTGGATTTGGTTTTGAACACGCAGGCTGGGAACGTTCTCTATGACAATCTTAAGCTGCAGGATTTCAAAGGGCAGGTAGCCATCAAGAACCAGATTGCCAAACTAGAGAATGTGAGCTTTAACACTTTAGGCGGCCAGTTTGTGACCACCGGGTCTTATGATTCCAGAGACCTGATTCATCCAAAGTTCTCCTTCGGGCTGGACATTAAGAATCTAGATTTCAAGAGCGCCTTTAATGCCTTCAATACCCTGCAGAAGATTGCTCCTATCGCTAAGGCCCTGGACGGCCAGTTCTCTACCAAATTTAGCTTGAACGGCGAGCTGGGCGGAGACATGATGCCGGTCATGAGCACGTTGACCGGTAGAGGCGCCGTGGAAGTAGTGCAAGCCGTGGTGACCAACATCAAGGCCTTGACTAAAATAAGCGAGGTGACGCAGCTTAAGGACGTGCAGAACTTTGTGGTGAAGAACAAAGGCTTCGCCGCTGAGATTTTGAGCGGGAATTTGGTAGTAAAACCGTTTGATCTGACCGTGGGTGACATGAAGATGACAGTGGGCGGTACCAACAACCTGGCCGGCACCATGGACTATATTGTGGCCTTGGACGTTCCTTCGGGCAAGGTGGGCGGCGCCTTGTCTTCTAAACTGACGGCCTTGTCGGGTGTGCAGAACATTAAGAGCTTGGAGCGCGTGACCCTGCAGTTAGGCGTGGGCGGTACTTTCACTAACCCCACCGTAGCCCTGCGCAGCAGCAGCCTTAAAGCCGAAGCCAAGGATTTGGTACAGCAGGTGGTGAGCAGCAAACTGGAAGGCGTGAAAGAGAAACTAAAAATCAACGCGCCTACCAATACGGACAGCCTCAAGGTTGAATTTGCCAAAAAGCAGGAAGAAATGAAGCTTAAGGCGCAGCAAGAATTAGAGAAGAAGCGCGTAGAGGCAGAGCAGAAAGTACGGGATGAGGCTAAAAACCAACTGAACAAGCTGTTCAAGTTGCCTAAGAAGCCTGCCGCTTCTACCACTCCGCCAGATACTACCAAGCAGCAGTAA
- the gldJ gene encoding gliding motility lipoprotein GldJ: MRLSKQLLYTMVAGALAISSCKKGNHPTSRDPGDVSTATGVEFDQEEGDFAVADYSDTPEGPGLVFIEGGRTTLGSSEEDIAMTRDNIERTITIASFYMDEAEVANIHWLEYLHYVRKDSSEEIYTKALPDTTVWERELSFNDPYVNYYLRYPGFRFYPVVGVSWEQAQDFCLWRTAMVNKNLAKDYDGDLAEGATPPIESGAVLPNYRLPTEAEWEYAAQALIGVQLDEEENQLNKRIYPWDGHQVRNPYGKGMGQFLANFKRGRGDYAGIAGSLNDGAMITEYIYAYPPNDFGLYNMAGNVNEWVQDVYRPLSFQDVEDLNPVRRNGVLDDSSNYDVAGFKSLIGNNVRVYKGGSWKDVAYWLSPGTRRFMAQDSATSTIGFRCAMINTGSNK; the protein is encoded by the coding sequence ATGAGACTGTCTAAGCAACTTTTGTACACGATGGTAGCAGGCGCGCTTGCTATTTCTTCCTGCAAAAAAGGAAACCATCCCACTAGCCGCGATCCAGGCGATGTGAGTACTGCCACGGGGGTAGAATTTGATCAAGAAGAAGGCGATTTTGCTGTAGCGGATTATAGTGACACTCCTGAAGGACCGGGTTTGGTGTTTATTGAAGGTGGTAGAACCACCCTTGGCTCTTCTGAGGAAGACATTGCCATGACCCGTGACAACATTGAGCGTACCATCACCATTGCTTCTTTCTACATGGATGAGGCCGAGGTTGCTAACATTCACTGGTTAGAGTACCTACACTACGTTAGAAAAGACTCTTCTGAGGAAATCTATACCAAAGCCCTTCCGGACACTACCGTTTGGGAGCGCGAGTTATCTTTCAACGACCCATATGTAAACTATTACCTACGTTACCCAGGTTTCCGTTTCTACCCAGTGGTGGGCGTGAGCTGGGAGCAGGCGCAGGATTTCTGTCTATGGCGTACCGCCATGGTGAACAAGAACCTGGCTAAAGACTATGACGGTGACCTAGCAGAAGGCGCAACGCCTCCAATTGAGTCTGGTGCCGTTCTACCGAACTACCGTCTCCCAACAGAAGCTGAGTGGGAATACGCTGCTCAAGCTTTGATTGGTGTACAATTAGACGAAGAAGAAAACCAATTGAACAAGCGTATCTACCCATGGGATGGCCACCAAGTGCGTAACCCATACGGTAAAGGCATGGGTCAGTTCTTGGCCAACTTCAAACGTGGACGTGGTGACTACGCTGGTATTGCCGGTTCTTTGAACGATGGTGCCATGATCACAGAATACATCTACGCGTATCCGCCAAACGACTTTGGTCTATATAACATGGCTGGTAACGTGAACGAGTGGGTACAAGACGTGTACCGTCCGCTTTCTTTCCAGGACGTGGAAGACTTAAACCCAGTGCGAAGAAACGGTGTATTGGATGACTCTTCTAACTACGACGTAGCCGGTTTCAAGTCTTTGATCGGTAACAACGTGAGAGTGTACAAAGGCGGTTCATGGAAAGACGTAGCCTACTGGTTGTCTCCAGGAACGCGTCGCTTCATGGCTCAGGACTCTGCTACCTCTACCATCGGTTTCCGTTGCGCCATGATCAACACAGGATCAAACAAGTAA
- a CDS encoding diacylglycerol kinase family protein has protein sequence MEKTRPSFIRQRINSFGFALKGISSAFRSEVNLRWHVLSAGLVVAVGFYFGLTTVEWALVCTAIGLVWMAELFNTAIEVVVNLVSPGPHPMAGKAKDIAAGAVLIASLTAAVIGLLVFWPYLRQLLEYTK, from the coding sequence ATGGAAAAAACCAGACCGTCCTTCATACGCCAACGGATTAACAGCTTCGGGTTTGCTTTAAAAGGAATCTCCTCGGCGTTCCGGTCTGAGGTGAACCTGCGCTGGCACGTGCTGTCGGCGGGATTGGTAGTGGCAGTGGGCTTTTACTTCGGGCTGACTACGGTAGAGTGGGCGCTGGTGTGCACGGCCATTGGCTTAGTTTGGATGGCCGAGTTGTTCAATACTGCCATTGAGGTGGTGGTGAACCTGGTGTCGCCGGGGCCGCACCCCATGGCGGGCAAGGCCAAGGACATTGCCGCGGGGGCCGTACTCATCGCTTCACTCACGGCTGCCGTCATTGGCCTACTAGTATTCTGGCCGTATTTGCGCCAACTCCTGGAATATACCAAGTAA
- a CDS encoding carboxymuconolactone decarboxylase family protein, producing MSLVTEFNDYRTRMNEKIMEADNKVIKRFFNLDTNAYADGAIDVKTKEMLGLACSMVLRCDDCIKYHLGKCFECGLTDEQVYEVFAIANLIGGSIVIPHFRRAVEYWEELKAEQQA from the coding sequence ATGAGCTTAGTTACAGAATTCAACGACTACCGTACCCGCATGAACGAGAAGATCATGGAGGCGGACAATAAAGTAATCAAACGCTTTTTCAATTTGGACACCAACGCCTACGCAGACGGCGCCATTGACGTGAAGACCAAAGAGATGCTGGGCCTGGCCTGCTCTATGGTGCTGCGTTGCGATGACTGCATCAAATACCACTTGGGCAAATGCTTTGAGTGCGGCCTAACAGACGAGCAGGTATATGAGGTCTTCGCGATTGCCAACCTGATTGGCGGTTCCATTGTGATTCCTCATTTTAGAAGAGCCGTGGAATACTGGGAAGAACTGAAGGCGGAACAGCAAGCCTAA
- a CDS encoding DUF4382 domain-containing protein, whose protein sequence is MKKSIVAALFLFGALGFSACSEDDKEVTGTSRMEVRLTDAPGDYDEVNVDIKSVQIHRNATGDESGWVTLDNIKPGVYNLLDFANGRDTLLASATLPAGAITQIRLVLGNNNTLKLKGENTLRPLTTPSGQTSGLKLQLNTTLEEDVTYVVLLDFDAAKSVVPRGNSGEYNLKPVIRTITTAVAGGIKGTVTPAASKPGILVISAANDTVGGFADDAGRFLIKGLRAGTYKVQFTTTEPYKNKEVTNVVVTNDQITTMANTDLN, encoded by the coding sequence ATGAAAAAATCTATTGTAGCCGCCCTGTTCTTGTTTGGAGCCTTGGGCTTCTCTGCCTGCTCAGAGGATGACAAAGAAGTGACCGGTACCTCCCGCATGGAAGTGCGCCTCACAGACGCCCCCGGTGACTATGACGAGGTAAACGTAGACATCAAATCAGTACAGATCCACAGAAACGCCACCGGCGACGAGTCGGGATGGGTGACTTTGGACAACATCAAGCCAGGCGTGTACAACCTGCTGGACTTCGCCAATGGCCGCGATACCTTGCTGGCCAGCGCCACGCTGCCCGCCGGCGCCATCACCCAGATCAGGTTGGTACTGGGCAACAACAACACCCTAAAGCTGAAAGGCGAGAACACCCTAAGACCGTTGACCACGCCTAGCGGTCAGACCTCGGGCTTGAAACTGCAATTGAATACTACCTTAGAGGAAGACGTGACCTACGTGGTGTTGCTGGACTTTGACGCGGCCAAGTCTGTAGTGCCCCGCGGTAACAGCGGTGAGTATAACCTGAAGCCAGTGATCAGAACTATTACTACGGCCGTGGCCGGTGGAATCAAAGGAACCGTAACGCCAGCCGCTTCCAAGCCAGGTATCTTGGTGATTTCTGCCGCTAATGATACCGTGGGTGGTTTTGCGGATGACGCTGGACGTTTCTTGATCAAAGGTTTGAGAGCTGGTACCTATAAAGTGCAGTTCACTACCACAGAGCCGTACAAAAACAAAGAAGTGACTAACGTAGTAGTGACCAATGACCAAATCACCACCATGGCAAATACAGACCTGAACTAG
- a CDS encoding ComF family protein: MAKASVSVSSLFQDFLSLLFPEECRACHGELAIGEDVICSHCRIKLPYTDFHLSPQDNALHRVFWGRVPLQLAVAYLMFQERSRVQQLLHQLKYRGREEVGEVLGRWYGAQLQQQEAFKAIDVVVPVPLYKAKLQQRGYNQVSAFGREIASALQVPFEEAVLKKGRSGKTQTKKNRQERWEAMRQLYSVSQPKVIEGKHVLLLDDVVTTGATLEACATLLLANGAKTVSIATIAYTL; the protein is encoded by the coding sequence ATGGCCAAGGCATCTGTGAGCGTCTCTTCCCTGTTTCAGGATTTTCTGAGCCTGCTGTTCCCCGAGGAATGCCGGGCCTGTCACGGGGAGTTGGCCATTGGCGAAGACGTCATCTGCAGCCATTGCCGCATCAAGTTGCCCTACACAGACTTCCATCTTTCGCCGCAGGATAATGCCTTACATAGAGTTTTCTGGGGAAGGGTGCCTCTTCAACTCGCGGTGGCTTATCTGATGTTCCAGGAGAGAAGCCGCGTGCAACAGCTCTTGCATCAACTCAAATACCGGGGCCGCGAAGAAGTGGGCGAAGTGTTGGGTCGCTGGTACGGTGCCCAACTGCAGCAGCAAGAAGCCTTCAAAGCAATAGATGTGGTAGTGCCCGTGCCTTTGTACAAAGCCAAATTGCAACAGCGAGGATATAACCAAGTGAGCGCGTTTGGCCGCGAGATAGCTTCTGCCCTGCAAGTACCGTTTGAGGAAGCCGTCCTGAAGAAAGGCCGCAGCGGAAAGACCCAGACCAAGAAGAACCGTCAGGAACGATGGGAAGCCATGCGCCAATTATATTCAGTTTCCCAACCCAAAGTCATAGAGGGAAAGCACGTCTTGCTGCTGGATGATGTGGTCACGACCGGCGCTACCCTGGAGGCCTGTGCCACTCTCTTGCTGGCCAACGGCGCGAAGACGGTCAGCATTGCCACCATCGCCTACACTTTATGA